Proteins co-encoded in one Desulfuromonas sp. genomic window:
- a CDS encoding cation diffusion facilitator family transporter, translating into MTRTNPKIKAARFSIVTATGLAALKLVAGLHTGSMAVLASAIDSLLDILMSGVNYLAIRQAEQPPDESHPFGHGKFETVATLVQSLFIALSGGWIIFESLRRLLQGSSLVHLEGGITVLALSAAGSWAISRHLRRVARQTDSTALQADALHFSMDVYTNLALLVGLGLISLLKTPWLDPILSLLVAGYILYEALRLVRHGLRDVLDEELPEQIRQEVARLIKEHREHLLDFHNLRTRRAGSQKIMDFHLTVCKHLSVEEAHAISDHLEKRIQEEIRGSDVTIHIEQCVEEKCPGREKCPAEKTRDLHSPRPKEP; encoded by the coding sequence ATGACCCGAACCAATCCCAAAATCAAGGCAGCACGCTTCTCAATCGTCACCGCGACCGGCCTCGCCGCCCTCAAGTTGGTCGCCGGCCTCCACACGGGATCGATGGCGGTCCTCGCCTCGGCGATCGACTCCCTTCTCGACATCCTCATGTCGGGGGTCAATTACCTGGCCATCCGCCAGGCCGAACAGCCCCCTGACGAATCCCACCCCTTCGGTCACGGCAAGTTCGAAACGGTCGCCACCCTGGTTCAATCGCTGTTCATCGCCCTCTCCGGAGGGTGGATCATCTTCGAGTCCCTCCGGCGCCTTCTGCAGGGCTCAAGCCTCGTCCACCTCGAGGGGGGCATAACCGTCCTTGCGCTGAGCGCCGCGGGTTCCTGGGCCATTTCCCGCCACCTGCGCCGGGTGGCCCGCCAGACGGACTCGACGGCCCTCCAGGCCGACGCCCTCCACTTCTCCATGGACGTCTACACCAACCTGGCCCTGCTGGTCGGCCTGGGGCTCATATCCCTGCTGAAGACCCCCTGGCTCGACCCGATCCTCTCCCTCCTGGTGGCCGGTTATATCCTCTACGAGGCCTTGCGCCTCGTGCGCCACGGCCTCAGGGACGTTCTGGACGAAGAGTTGCCCGAACAGATCCGCCAGGAGGTCGCGCGGCTCATCAAGGAACACCGGGAGCACCTGCTCGATTTCCACAACCTGCGCACCCGCCGGGCGGGATCGCAGAAAATCATGGATTTCCACCTGACCGTCTGCAAGCATCTCTCGGTGGAGGAAGCCCACGCCATCTCCGACCACCTTGAAAAAAGGATTCAGGAGGAAATCCGCGGCTCCGACGTCACCATCCACATCGAACAGTGCGTCGAAGAAAAGTGCCCGGGGCGCGAGAAATGCCCGGCGGAAAAGACCCGCGATCTGCACTCTCCCCGGCCCAAAGAGCCATAA
- the mutS gene encoding DNA mismatch repair protein MutS encodes MAQATPMMRQYLEIKSQYPDAILFFRLGDFYEMFLDDAVTASRVLDITLTSRNKGSDDEIPLCGIPYHSCQPYLARLVEHGHKVAICEQVEDPKTVKGIVKREVVRVVTPGLVVDTDTLEPKENNYLMAVASGDAADALGVAVVDITTGEFRVTQVSDLDAVRGQIASLAPSEILFSEGEEGEGKLKALAPVLDGRMVNRLPEWVFETDRAEGLLCGFYGCASLDGFGCSGLDGAVRAAGVILHYLEETQKGAVDHLKPLSTYHSEQFMILDEATRRNLELTSSLYDGRKRGSLLGVLDRTVTAMGGRKLRQWIQQPLVHVERIRSRHEAVAEMVEKSLVRAELRELLDGVYDLERLHSKVAMGTANAKDLVALKGSLERLPAIIYCLCAPESSFLAGLRVGIDPLEDVAVLIAGAIVDDPPFILREGGLIRDGYDQALDELRAISREGKGWIARLETEERERTGIAKLKVRFNKVFGYYIEITKSFLDRVPEDYQRKQTLANAERYITPALKEYESKVLGAEEKLVELEFDLFQQVRQQAALHGGRIQATAEAVATLDVVLCLAEVGHERNYVRPEIVESDELVIEEGRHPVVETMSLSERFVSNDVLLDTVENQILIITGPNMAGKSTFMRQVALITLMAQMGSLIPARSARIGAVDRIFTRVGASDNLARGQSTFMVEMTETANILNNATPRSLIVLDEIGRGTSTFDGVSIAWAVAEYLHDHAPVAAKTLFATHYHELTDLTLTRERVKNFNIAVKEWNDQIIFLRKIVKGGTSHSYGIQVGRLAGLPLEVIDRAKEVLKNLESGEFEREGQPRLARSARPAPARDVPQLSLFDGGDASLRQRLDEVDVSVLTPLEALNILDELKRLV; translated from the coding sequence ATGGCTCAAGCCACCCCCATGATGCGTCAGTATCTGGAGATCAAGTCCCAGTATCCCGACGCTATTCTTTTTTTCAGACTCGGCGATTTCTACGAGATGTTTCTGGACGACGCGGTGACCGCCTCGCGGGTTCTCGATATCACCCTGACCTCGCGCAACAAGGGGTCTGACGACGAAATCCCCCTCTGTGGGATACCTTACCATAGCTGTCAGCCCTATCTTGCGCGTCTCGTGGAGCACGGCCACAAGGTCGCCATCTGCGAACAGGTGGAGGACCCGAAGACCGTCAAGGGGATCGTAAAGCGCGAGGTGGTCCGGGTGGTCACCCCCGGCCTGGTGGTTGACACCGACACCCTCGAACCCAAGGAAAACAACTACCTCATGGCCGTCGCCTCGGGGGACGCTGCCGATGCCTTGGGAGTGGCTGTTGTCGATATCACCACCGGCGAGTTCCGGGTCACTCAGGTTTCAGACCTCGACGCAGTGCGCGGGCAGATCGCCTCGCTCGCTCCCAGCGAGATCCTCTTCTCAGAGGGGGAGGAGGGGGAAGGGAAGCTCAAGGCGCTCGCCCCCGTCCTGGATGGACGGATGGTCAACCGCCTTCCCGAATGGGTTTTTGAAACTGATCGTGCCGAAGGGTTGCTGTGCGGATTTTACGGCTGCGCGTCTCTCGACGGATTCGGCTGCTCAGGTCTTGACGGGGCGGTTCGCGCCGCCGGCGTCATTCTGCACTACCTGGAGGAGACCCAGAAGGGTGCCGTCGATCACCTGAAGCCCCTGTCGACCTATCACAGCGAACAGTTTATGATTCTGGACGAGGCCACCCGGCGCAACCTCGAGCTGACCTCCAGCCTTTATGACGGCCGCAAGCGCGGGTCGCTGCTCGGGGTTCTCGACCGGACGGTGACCGCCATGGGGGGGCGCAAGCTTCGCCAGTGGATCCAGCAGCCGCTCGTTCACGTGGAGAGGATCCGCAGCCGGCACGAGGCGGTGGCCGAGATGGTCGAAAAGAGCCTGGTCCGCGCCGAATTGCGCGAACTCCTGGACGGCGTCTACGACCTCGAGCGGCTTCACTCCAAGGTTGCCATGGGGACCGCGAACGCTAAGGACCTCGTCGCCCTGAAGGGCTCCCTTGAGCGACTGCCGGCGATTATCTACTGTCTCTGCGCCCCCGAATCCTCTTTTCTCGCCGGGCTCCGGGTTGGGATCGACCCCCTCGAGGACGTGGCGGTGCTCATCGCCGGTGCCATTGTCGATGATCCACCCTTCATCCTGCGTGAGGGGGGACTGATCCGGGACGGATACGACCAAGCCCTGGACGAACTGAGGGCCATCAGCCGGGAGGGGAAGGGTTGGATCGCCCGCCTGGAGACCGAAGAGAGAGAGCGCACCGGGATCGCCAAGCTCAAGGTGCGCTTCAACAAGGTGTTCGGCTACTACATCGAGATCACCAAGAGCTTTCTCGACCGGGTTCCCGAGGACTACCAGCGCAAGCAGACCCTGGCCAACGCCGAGCGTTACATCACTCCCGCCCTCAAGGAATACGAAAGCAAGGTCCTGGGGGCCGAGGAAAAGTTGGTCGAGCTCGAATTCGACCTCTTCCAGCAGGTCCGGCAGCAGGCCGCTCTTCACGGGGGGCGCATCCAGGCGACCGCCGAAGCCGTCGCCACCCTCGACGTCGTCCTTTGCCTTGCCGAGGTGGGGCACGAGCGCAACTACGTTCGCCCCGAGATCGTCGAGAGCGATGAACTGGTCATCGAGGAGGGACGCCACCCGGTGGTCGAAACGATGAGCCTCTCGGAACGCTTCGTGTCGAACGACGTGCTACTCGATACCGTGGAGAACCAGATCCTCATCATCACCGGCCCCAACATGGCCGGCAAGTCGACCTTCATGCGCCAGGTGGCTCTCATCACCCTCATGGCCCAGATGGGAAGCCTGATTCCGGCGCGCTCCGCCCGCATCGGCGCGGTCGACCGGATCTTCACGCGAGTGGGGGCCAGCGACAACCTCGCCCGGGGCCAGTCCACCTTCATGGTCGAGATGACCGAGACCGCCAATATCCTCAACAACGCCACCCCGCGCAGCCTGATCGTACTCGACGAAATCGGCCGTGGCACCTCGACCTTCGACGGGGTCAGTATCGCCTGGGCGGTGGCAGAGTATTTGCACGACCATGCCCCGGTGGCGGCCAAGACTCTCTTCGCCACCCATTACCACGAACTGACCGATCTGACCCTGACCCGAGAGCGGGTCAAGAACTTCAACATCGCGGTCAAGGAGTGGAACGACCAGATCATTTTCCTTCGCAAGATCGTCAAGGGGGGCACCAGCCATTCCTACGGAATCCAGGTGGGGCGTCTTGCGGGGCTGCCCCTGGAGGTGATCGACCGTGCCAAGGAAGTGCTGAAAAACCTGGAGTCGGGTGAGTTCGAGAGGGAGGGCCAGCCGCGCCTGGCCCGCAGTGCCCGTCCCGCTCCGGCCAGGGATGTCCCCCAGTTGTCCCTCTTCGATGGAGGGGACGCTTCCCTGAGACAGCGGTTGGATGAGGTCGATGTCTCCGTGCTCACCCCTCTTGAGGCCCTCAATATCCTCGACGAACTGAAAAGACTGGTCTGA
- a CDS encoding AMIN domain-containing protein, whose protein sequence is MMPLIRLLSLIFALFLIIPGAVVAGDAETDYQKARESYRRLLGSTKKQLYRENWERVIDRFLAVKETYPRNDLAPSGLYMAGKACRGLYGVSRIAPDARRAAGLFDAVADTYPASSLADDALVLAGEIYQETLKEPRQAYLRFARAADRFPEGDMAGKALKKKKELARYAPPAPAAPKQAGRLRGVRFWSNPGYTRVVLDLSQEANYSSNVLPAKPERGDPPKIFLDLHGIAPGEALPQAMSVDDGLLRRIRTGQPERGTVRVVLDLVSMNDYKVFPLQDPYRLVIDIGGEGQRQAQATHPEISYPPPSSDGIDRILDQSPRERPLKIKLPATQSHGGLRRIVVDAGHGGKDPGAVGPSGTY, encoded by the coding sequence ATGATGCCCTTAATTCGCCTTTTAAGCCTCATCTTTGCCCTGTTTTTGATCATCCCAGGGGCCGTCGTCGCCGGGGATGCTGAAACCGATTACCAAAAGGCGCGGGAGAGCTACCGTCGGCTGCTCGGCTCGACCAAGAAGCAACTCTACCGGGAAAACTGGGAGCGGGTCATCGACCGCTTCCTCGCCGTCAAGGAAACCTATCCCCGCAACGACTTGGCCCCGTCCGGACTCTACATGGCCGGCAAGGCGTGCCGAGGCCTCTATGGCGTCTCCCGCATCGCCCCAGACGCGCGTCGTGCAGCGGGGCTCTTCGATGCCGTCGCCGACACCTATCCGGCAAGTTCCCTCGCAGACGACGCGCTGGTCCTGGCCGGGGAGATTTACCAGGAAACCCTGAAGGAGCCCAGGCAGGCTTACCTGCGCTTCGCAAGGGCGGCCGACCGATTTCCCGAAGGGGATATGGCCGGCAAGGCGTTGAAGAAGAAGAAGGAGCTGGCCCGCTACGCGCCTCCGGCCCCGGCTGCGCCAAAGCAGGCAGGCCGGTTGAGAGGAGTGCGCTTCTGGTCCAATCCCGGCTACACCAGAGTGGTTCTCGACCTGAGCCAGGAGGCGAACTACAGCTCCAATGTTCTGCCGGCCAAGCCCGAGCGGGGGGATCCCCCCAAGATTTTCCTCGACCTTCATGGCATCGCCCCCGGCGAAGCATTGCCCCAGGCGATGAGTGTGGACGACGGTCTCCTGCGCAGGATCCGCACGGGCCAGCCCGAGCGCGGGACGGTGCGGGTGGTGCTCGATTTGGTCAGCATGAACGACTACAAGGTCTTCCCCCTTCAGGACCCTTACCGCCTGGTCATCGACATCGGGGGGGAGGGGCAGCGGCAGGCCCAGGCTACCCATCCCGAGATCAGTTACCCGCCCCCGTCGAGCGACGGGATCGACCGGATTCTCGATCAAAGCCCCCGGGAGAGGCCCCTGAAGATCAAGCTGCCCGCAACCCAATCCCATGGGGGCTTGCGACGCATCGTGGTCGATGCCGGCCACGGCGGAAAAGACCCCGGGGCCGTCGGCCCGAGTGGAACCTATTAA
- a CDS encoding N-acetylmuramoyl-L-alanine amidase translates to MTLALAKELAKRLEKEFGCEVILTRDRDVFLPLEERTAIANKVDADLLISVHANANRNRKAYGVETFYLNFSKNDKAAAVAARENGTSLKQVGDLELILFDLMANAKINESSRLASEIQRALVNDLGKEYKEIRDLGVKQGPFYVLLGATMPSVLVEAAFISNKREEKRLTDRRFQQKTGSAIVRGIRNYATALKLIAAK, encoded by the coding sequence GTGACTCTGGCTCTGGCCAAGGAATTGGCCAAGCGTCTGGAGAAGGAGTTCGGCTGCGAGGTGATCCTCACCCGGGACCGGGATGTCTTCCTGCCCCTCGAGGAACGAACCGCCATCGCCAACAAGGTCGATGCCGACCTGTTAATCTCGGTTCACGCCAACGCCAACCGCAACAGAAAGGCCTACGGTGTCGAGACCTTTTACCTGAACTTTTCCAAGAACGACAAGGCGGCCGCAGTGGCCGCCCGGGAAAACGGGACGTCCCTGAAGCAGGTCGGCGATCTGGAACTGATCCTGTTCGACCTGATGGCCAACGCCAAGATCAACGAGTCGAGCCGGCTTGCCTCGGAGATTCAGAGGGCCCTGGTCAATGACCTGGGCAAGGAGTACAAGGAAATCCGCGACCTGGGAGTCAAACAGGGGCCCTTCTACGTGCTGCTCGGAGCGACCATGCCCTCGGTTCTCGTGGAGGCCGCCTTCATCAGCAACAAACGCGAGGAGAAGCGGCTCACCGACCGACGCTTCCAGCAGAAGACCGGCTCCGCCATCGTGCGGGGCATCCGCAATTACGCAACCGCCCTTAAACTGATCGCAGCCAAATGA
- the glnD gene encoding [protein-PII] uridylyltransferase: MTSIENPQECPEKTAKPFFSPKELTDPGIPFEERRANLLEASSKYLGYFRDCIREKHRQGASGREIVGRLTAFTDTLLRNLYCSLSADLVEQDLENCALIALGGYGRAELNPGSDIDLMFFYGGKDRTFAEQVSERMLYLLWDLGFDVGHSVRTAKDCLDMAERDITARTALLDGRYLVGSETLYREFEQSVLKPVMGRNTKAFLREKIEENDRRLGKYGSSVYLLEPNIQEGEGGLRDLHTAIWMARVKFKASSLRDLLIKGVLTEQEEAAFEQAFDYLWRIRNELHYISPRKNEQIHFDQQEQIAKFLGYRDSKRALAVEQFMQDYYAHATEVEHLASTLITKATQQEEQTTRILGYFTRRNLEDGFYVLRGELRVSVDDLFEKDPALMMRAFLLAKNHGVRLSVPLKGLIRANLHRINDRVRRSRAMTDDFFGILRKPHGVGDTLLVMHHLRFLNRFIPEFERIYCNVQHDLYHIYTVDIHSIFALEEIAKLWRGDYARKKPLLTKIANDIEKRELLLLAVLLHDIGKGEGKDHCNKGADMIPTIARRLGLNKEDSQRLEFLVRQHLLMAHNAQRRDLHDDKLILQFARTMGMSENLKMLYLLTFADIKAVGPEVWSEWKGFLLQELYEKTYDVLERGDFRLEKRSEKVRNRKRKVVGLLEEEFGTKVIKGVLRGMNTRYLLSHRSAEIAEHLRVFLGRGEKPLAMKVEQGTQGEYTQLTISTVDIPGLFSKITGVMAANGINILGAQIYTQNQGVALDILQVSSLTGEIIVNPEKWRRVQKDLVGVVEGRLRVKELVKRCKEPSFVGERPKPRFTNRVEIDNEVSDEYTVVDIYAHDKVGLLYQITRTLKELGYYIGVSKISTKVDQIADTFYIQDIFAQKVTFEDKLEELNRRLLECLDAELGS; the protein is encoded by the coding sequence ATGACTTCTATAGAGAACCCCCAGGAGTGCCCAGAAAAGACCGCTAAACCTTTTTTCTCTCCGAAGGAACTGACCGATCCCGGCATTCCCTTCGAGGAGCGCAGGGCCAATCTGCTGGAGGCCTCCAGCAAATACCTCGGATATTTCCGGGACTGTATCAGGGAGAAGCACCGGCAAGGCGCCTCCGGCCGGGAGATCGTCGGGCGCCTGACCGCCTTTACCGACACCCTGCTTCGAAACCTTTACTGTAGCCTCTCCGCGGACCTGGTCGAGCAGGACCTTGAGAATTGCGCCCTCATCGCCCTCGGCGGCTACGGCCGGGCCGAGCTCAACCCCGGTTCAGACATCGACCTCATGTTCTTCTACGGGGGCAAGGACCGCACTTTTGCCGAGCAGGTCTCCGAGCGAATGCTCTACCTCCTCTGGGACCTCGGTTTCGACGTAGGGCACAGCGTGCGCACGGCCAAGGATTGCCTCGACATGGCCGAGCGAGACATCACCGCTCGCACCGCCCTGCTCGACGGCCGTTACCTGGTCGGTTCAGAAACCCTGTACAGAGAGTTCGAGCAATCGGTCTTGAAGCCGGTGATGGGGCGCAACACCAAGGCTTTCCTTCGCGAGAAAATCGAAGAGAATGACAGGCGGCTGGGCAAGTACGGCTCTTCGGTCTACCTCCTGGAGCCCAACATCCAGGAGGGGGAGGGGGGGCTGCGCGACCTCCACACCGCCATCTGGATGGCCCGGGTCAAGTTCAAGGCGAGCTCCCTTCGCGATCTCCTCATCAAGGGCGTTCTGACCGAACAGGAGGAGGCCGCCTTTGAGCAGGCCTTCGACTATCTCTGGCGGATTCGCAACGAGCTTCACTACATCTCCCCGCGCAAGAATGAACAGATCCATTTCGACCAGCAGGAGCAGATCGCCAAGTTCCTCGGCTACCGGGACAGCAAGCGGGCCCTGGCCGTCGAGCAGTTCATGCAGGACTACTACGCCCACGCCACCGAGGTCGAGCACCTCGCCTCAACCCTTATCACCAAGGCGACCCAGCAGGAGGAGCAGACCACGCGCATTCTCGGCTACTTCACCCGAAGGAACCTCGAGGACGGGTTCTATGTCCTGAGGGGGGAATTGCGCGTTTCCGTCGACGACCTGTTCGAAAAAGATCCCGCTCTCATGATGCGCGCCTTTCTCCTGGCAAAAAACCACGGAGTGCGCCTGAGTGTTCCTCTCAAGGGGCTGATCCGCGCCAACCTTCACCGCATCAACGACCGGGTGCGTCGCTCCCGGGCTATGACGGACGACTTTTTCGGTATCCTGCGCAAGCCCCACGGGGTCGGGGACACCCTGCTGGTCATGCATCACCTGCGCTTTCTGAACCGCTTCATCCCTGAGTTCGAGCGCATCTACTGCAATGTCCAGCACGATCTTTATCATATCTACACGGTGGACATTCACTCCATCTTCGCCCTTGAGGAGATTGCCAAACTGTGGCGCGGCGATTACGCCCGGAAGAAGCCCCTGCTGACCAAAATCGCCAACGATATCGAGAAGCGTGAACTTCTGTTGCTGGCGGTTCTTCTCCATGACATCGGCAAGGGGGAGGGAAAGGACCACTGCAACAAGGGCGCGGACATGATCCCCACCATTGCGCGGCGCCTCGGCCTCAACAAGGAGGACAGCCAGCGCCTCGAGTTCCTGGTCCGTCAGCACCTGCTCATGGCTCACAACGCCCAGCGCCGCGATCTGCACGACGACAAGCTCATTCTTCAGTTTGCCCGCACCATGGGAATGAGCGAGAACCTCAAGATGCTCTACCTGCTGACCTTTGCCGACATCAAGGCCGTCGGCCCGGAGGTCTGGTCCGAGTGGAAGGGGTTTCTCCTGCAGGAACTCTACGAGAAGACCTACGACGTTCTCGAAAGGGGCGATTTCCGCCTCGAAAAGCGCTCGGAAAAAGTTCGCAACCGCAAGCGCAAGGTCGTCGGCCTGCTCGAGGAGGAGTTCGGCACCAAGGTCATCAAGGGGGTGCTGCGCGGGATGAACACCCGCTACCTCCTTTCCCACCGCTCGGCCGAAATCGCCGAACACCTGAGGGTTTTTCTCGGGCGGGGGGAAAAGCCTTTGGCCATGAAGGTGGAGCAGGGAACCCAGGGCGAATATACCCAGCTCACCATTTCCACCGTCGACATCCCCGGGCTCTTCTCCAAGATCACGGGAGTTATGGCCGCAAACGGCATCAACATCCTCGGTGCCCAGATCTATACCCAGAACCAGGGGGTGGCCCTCGACATCCTGCAGGTGAGCAGTCTCACCGGCGAGATTATCGTCAACCCTGAAAAGTGGCGCCGGGTGCAGAAGGACCTTGTCGGAGTGGTGGAGGGACGCCTCCGGGTCAAAGAGCTGGTCAAACGCTGCAAGGAACCTTCCTTCGTGGGTGAGCGCCCCAAACCCCGGTTCACCAACCGGGTGGAGATCGACAACGAGGTCTCCGACGAGTACACCGTGGTCGATATTTACGCCCACGACAAGGTCGGCCTCCTTTACCAGATCACCAGAACGCTGAAGGAGCTTGGGTACTACATCGGGGTGTCGAAGATTTCGACCAAGGTGGACCAGATCGCCGACACGTTCTACATCCAGGATATTTTCGCCCAGAAGGTCACCTTTGAGGACAAGCTCGAGGAGCTCAACCGACGGCTTCTCGAGTGCCTCGACGCCGAACTCGGAAGCTAG
- the xerD gene encoding site-specific tyrosine recombinase XerD — protein MNQYLDLFLHYLAVERGLSRHTLDGYGRDLARYLDFLTDGEKVKGPDEVTPAVVLRFLGLLAGRGLGSRSRARALVALRMFHRFLIAEGHARSNPTALLEAPKSLRALPQTLSTAEVEGLLAAPKGEGALALRDRAMLEILYATGLRVSELVGLALGDLQLDVGYLMTLGKRGKQRIVPTGEVARAELLNYLQRGRPALEKGVGGGTVFLNRSGRGLTRQGFWKMMKRRAQQAGIVKEVSPHTLRHSFATHLLENGADLRSVQTLLGHADISTTQIYTHVTRERLKKVHGQFHPRG, from the coding sequence ATGAACCAATACCTCGACCTGTTTCTTCACTATCTGGCTGTCGAGCGGGGGCTGTCGCGCCACACTCTGGACGGATACGGGCGCGATCTGGCCCGCTATCTCGATTTCCTGACTGACGGCGAGAAGGTGAAGGGGCCTGACGAGGTCACGCCGGCCGTCGTCCTCCGTTTTCTGGGTCTGCTCGCAGGGCGGGGCCTCGGCTCTCGCAGCCGCGCCCGGGCTTTGGTCGCCCTGCGCATGTTTCACCGGTTCCTGATCGCCGAGGGGCACGCTCGCAGCAACCCGACCGCCCTGCTCGAAGCTCCCAAGAGCCTGCGGGCCCTGCCTCAGACCCTCTCCACCGCCGAGGTGGAGGGGCTGCTCGCTGCTCCGAAGGGGGAGGGGGCCCTCGCCCTGCGCGACCGGGCCATGCTTGAGATCCTATATGCCACCGGTCTTCGGGTTTCCGAGCTGGTCGGGCTCGCTCTCGGGGATCTGCAGCTCGACGTCGGATACCTGATGACCCTCGGCAAGCGGGGAAAACAGCGCATCGTCCCCACCGGCGAGGTTGCCCGTGCGGAACTTCTGAACTACCTTCAGAGGGGGCGACCTGCGCTCGAAAAGGGGGTGGGCGGCGGGACGGTCTTTCTTAATCGCTCCGGCCGGGGGTTGACACGGCAAGGCTTCTGGAAGATGATGAAGCGCCGCGCCCAACAGGCTGGAATCGTCAAGGAGGTCAGCCCCCATACCCTGCGCCATTCCTTCGCCACCCACTTGTTGGAGAACGGCGCCGACCTGCGCTCGGTGCAGACCCTGCTTGGGCATGCGGACATCTCCACGACCCAGATTTACACCCACGTCACCCGCGAGCGGCTGAAGAAGGTGCACGGCCAGTTCCATCCTCGGGGTTGA
- a CDS encoding cofactor-independent phosphoglycerate mutase, whose amino-acid sequence MKYIVLLGDGMADEPIEELGGKTPLEAARIPRMDALARAGQFGLVETVPEGYHPGSDVANLSVFGYDPATCYSGRAPLEAASMGVELGPEDVAFRMNLVNLVAHYGRLYMGDFSAGHITTPEARELVEALEEEYGGGEFRFYPGVSYRHLMVWKGGKEKLTFSPPHDLSGQGVEDHMPKGDGADQLIHLMNASQLLLHNHPVNKKREAQGEATANSIWLWGHGRAPRMETMKEKFGITGGAVISAVDLIKGIGKYAGLDIIEVPGATGYLDTNYRGKAEYALDCLKDHDFVYVHVEAPDEAAHAGSVEEKIKAIEAFDELVVGTVVDGLGDLGDYRLAVLPDHPTPVKKMTHTTDPVPYILCGSGGEFPPASGVEGYSEKAALATGVKIDRGHELMERLVRGPAQG is encoded by the coding sequence ATGAAATACATCGTTCTCCTCGGCGACGGCATGGCCGACGAACCGATCGAAGAACTCGGCGGGAAGACCCCTCTGGAGGCGGCCCGCATTCCTCGAATGGACGCTCTGGCCCGCGCCGGGCAGTTCGGTCTGGTCGAGACCGTTCCCGAGGGTTATCACCCCGGCAGCGACGTGGCCAATCTCTCGGTTTTCGGCTACGACCCGGCAACCTGCTACAGCGGGCGCGCCCCTCTCGAAGCGGCCAGCATGGGCGTGGAACTCGGCCCCGAGGACGTCGCCTTTCGCATGAACCTGGTCAACCTCGTCGCCCACTACGGCAGGCTCTACATGGGGGACTTCTCCGCCGGCCACATTACGACTCCCGAGGCTCGAGAGCTCGTTGAGGCTCTTGAGGAGGAGTACGGTGGAGGCGAGTTCCGCTTCTATCCCGGGGTCTCCTACCGTCACCTCATGGTCTGGAAGGGGGGCAAGGAGAAACTGACCTTCTCCCCGCCCCATGACCTGTCAGGGCAGGGGGTCGAGGACCATATGCCCAAGGGCGACGGCGCCGACCAGCTTATCCACCTCATGAACGCTTCCCAGTTGCTGCTGCACAACCACCCCGTCAACAAAAAGCGCGAGGCGCAGGGAGAGGCCACTGCCAACTCCATCTGGCTATGGGGCCACGGCCGGGCTCCCCGGATGGAGACGATGAAGGAGAAGTTCGGCATCACGGGTGGTGCGGTGATTTCCGCCGTCGATCTCATCAAGGGGATCGGCAAGTATGCCGGCCTCGACATCATCGAAGTGCCCGGGGCCACCGGCTATCTCGACACAAACTACCGGGGGAAAGCCGAGTACGCCCTGGACTGCCTCAAGGACCACGACTTCGTCTATGTGCACGTCGAGGCCCCCGACGAGGCGGCCCACGCCGGCAGCGTCGAAGAAAAGATCAAGGCCATCGAGGCCTTTGATGAACTGGTGGTGGGAACTGTCGTCGACGGCCTGGGAGATTTGGGTGACTACCGCCTGGCGGTCCTGCCAGACCACCCGACCCCGGTGAAGAAAATGACCCACACCACCGACCCGGTTCCCTATATTCTCTGCGGTTCCGGGGGGGAGTTCCCTCCCGCCTCCGGGGTGGAGGGCTACAGCGAAAAGGCCGCCCTGGCCACCGGGGTGAAAATCGACCGGGGGCACGAACTGATGGAGAGGTTGGTGCGCGGCCCCGCACAAGGGTAA
- a CDS encoding ACT domain-containing protein — MESRYIMTAFGRDRPGIVADVTKILYENGCNLEDNTMTLLVDEFTLILLFTCPRKDIEEHLNRECRRLERDNGISAFIRPLEERREVSRSKSQDCTLHVEGMDQAGIVYKISRYLADNAVNIVDIKSTVKASPESGTAVYTMEILVQVPGGSSPSQLEDGLAAVAEEVHVDITVSR, encoded by the coding sequence ATGGAAAGCCGCTACATCATGACCGCCTTCGGCAGGGACCGTCCGGGCATTGTTGCCGACGTGACCAAGATTCTCTACGAAAACGGCTGCAACCTTGAAGACAACACCATGACCCTGCTGGTGGACGAATTCACCCTGATCCTCCTCTTCACTTGTCCGCGAAAGGACATCGAGGAACATTTGAACAGGGAGTGCAGACGACTCGAACGGGACAATGGCATCTCGGCCTTCATCCGCCCCCTGGAAGAACGCCGGGAGGTCAGTCGGAGCAAATCCCAAGACTGTACCCTGCATGTCGAGGGGATGGACCAGGCGGGCATCGTCTACAAGATCAGCCGATACCTGGCCGACAACGCGGTCAATATCGTGGACATCAAGTCCACGGTCAAGGCTTCACCGGAAAGTGGAACCGCCGTCTACACGATGGAGATTCTGGTACAGGTCCCCGGGGGTTCCTCTCCGAGCCAGTTGGAGGACGGTCTCGCCGCTGTCGCCGAAGAAGTCCATGTGGACATTACGGTCTCCCGGTAG